The Oryza brachyantha chromosome 6, ObraRS2, whole genome shotgun sequence region ATGGTGTACTTGAAGTAACAATGTACAAAAACAACACTTTTGAGTTAtgcaatatatgtaaatttctcCGTATCAAATACTTGATAATCTTccaatatatgtacataataATCTACTTGCAAGAATTTCTATTAACgagtaaattattattaaatttatgggCAAACTATTATTAGatttcaaaaatttctacCTATCTTCGCAAgcggatttctttttttacactGCAGACCGGACTAGCTAAAGCCCGCCTATGAAAATTATCTTCACAGGCGGACGGCCGCcccgcctgcgaagatcgGAGATCTTCACAGTCCTTTGTATACATACGAACATCTGCCCCGCCTGCGAAGACCATTTTCGGCCGCTTGCGATAATGTTTTTTCCAGTAGTGCTAGTCTAACCATTTAAGAGGAACTGAGCATGTGTGATGCGAGTTGCCCGGATATACGTCGTTTAATTCTGCTCGTTTGTCGGTTGCCTAGTAGTCATCTTTGTCTTATCTATGCTATTCTCGGTTGTCTAGCAGTTATATTGAAAGACGTTAACTCATAAGCacatataactattatatgtttCTTATGGATCACATCTAACTGAACCTACCTGGTATCCATAAGAGGAAACAACACTTGGGCAGGGATTGCATGTAATCTAGTAGAGGAAGTAACACAATAACGAGTAGATTTGCTACTGGACTGTCTTTAAGGCCTTCTCTTCTTCAAGGACTGCCTGCATGGAGGTTTGGATTCagtaactaaataaattgtgcgattattaattaaagacGCAGTATAAATGGTTTTAAAATCATACCTAGTCATTACGATAGTATGATGTAGCAATAAAATGACCTGCCTTGTACCGTGAGCCATCAGGATGCTTGATGTCACTATCACAGGCATAACAATGATGTCTATCCATATCCTTGTCACTAAAAGAGTTCTGAGACTGATTATAGCACCCACCTATATGATTAAGGAATAAGTATTACATACGTcatttcaaaacaaaagaagacAGATAATGAGGTGTACAATACTTACGTAATTGTTTCTTCCCATCCAGAAGATGAAAGGACGTGAGGGCCATTGCATTTGGTCGATCACCAACATGATGCAACTCAGCAAACACGAGTGCTTTGGGATCATTCTTCTTCGGACCATTCTTGGCCATGACAGATAAATTTACATGGACATAATAAGTAGTTCcctcaaaaattatatttccatCAATGGCCTCAACAAGAGAATATTTAAcctgaaatttttaaaaaaggaaaataattcAGAGATTAGTGCCataataaaacatgttttGATACCCACAAttaagtaaacagaaaatattgGTTACTAATTTACTATAGATGtaagaaaatttaatcaaGATTGTTATCTTTAACAAAAACCTAAAACCATGGTTCTCAAGATGTCGTCTAATCAATGATTAGGTGCTAATCTCAACCTGGACCGCTATGCTCTAGTGACTTCATCCTCATGGAGTGTACTCCCTTCGGTTTGGAATATAGGGTGTCTAGGACAAGGTTTAGCATACCAAGGAGTCATTAATCTAAGCATATTTTTCCATCTTTACCCATATTAAATATACCTTGGAGCTACTACCATACAACAACTTCTATTCACTTGACTGGCTAGCGCAGCATGGCTAAATTGTTGGGGTCATGGGTTTGATTCCAATGCTTTGCGAATTTTGCATGCCatgattcttttcttttaaagtgCTTATGGGAAGAGGAGAGCGCATTGGAAATATCACAacgtccatgcatgcatgagggTAAAAAGGTCCAAAACAGACTAAAAATCTGAAAACGAACTGAGTTTTGAAATCAATCATTTTACCAGGACACCCGGTATTCTagaaccggagggagtattagctTGGGTCACAAATGCATGTTATGCCCTATACTTGTTGAAATGAACAAAAAACAAgtaattactacctccgttgattttctagcgtatcctaaattcatatagatatcaatgaatctagacatatatataaacaatatacattggttaatagatgaatctaaacatagctaaaacgtcttacattatgaaacggagggagtaccttgttgttcttatttttgttgtaatgCCTCAGAGCCAATTCAGCAAAACGCTTTGTTTGCTCTCGATACATTTTCCCACGCTCAGCTGGATCAACCTCATCATCTGAGTCAGTTTCATGCCAATTCTTTTCCACACCATCCATGAAGTCATTGACCAATGACTCGTATGAAGGATCCATTTTCCCATTTGAAGCAGGAAGGTCATTGACCTCATACGAAGCATCATATTTACTGTTTGAAGAAATTGTCTCATTATAAAGCCAAGAAGTGATTGACAATAAAACAGTAGCTGTACCAAAACTCTAAAACTCCCAACAATCAAACGCAATAAAAGTATCATATAGAAAACACATGTTTTGAGATGTCCTACTGCAAATGGTagtgaaaaaaggaaaatgagtTAGATTATTATTTCTATCTAGTAATCTATTCTAAGAATTGATACttactccgtcccaaaataagtttagctgaacttattttgggacgaaggaaGTACCCACAAAGGGGCATTAATTCCTATGATGCAAGACATGCACAAAACACCTCACCAACAATTTTGGCATGGGACTATGGATGTGACGAATGTTAACCTTCTTCCTTTACAATGACCAAACTCAATCACCTAAAAATGAATCACTACATCGATCCCTCATAGAGAAGTTCCACAACAACACGTGGGGGTTCTCACTATTATTTGAAAGACTCGCCGGATTCTTttatttaagaatttaaattttagttttatttaaaacctTTCTCATTTCTTCAGTGTCCTATGTCGAAATTTGTCAAGTTAGAAACGCATAGGAGTttaattaaacctaaaaaagGATGCTACCTACATTGGgctatcaaatctttgaagaGGGCTCTCGCAGCAAGACTTGTCGGGTGACGACTGCAGCGGCGGAGACTCCTTGGGGTCATCTTCCGACCGGCGAGACCGCTTGGGTGACGGCTGCAGCGGCGGGGGCGAGCGGAAGTGGGGCCTGCGGCCAATCTCGtcgcgggcacggcggcggtgcatgCGACCGTATCGGGCAGCTGAGGCGTCAGCGCCGGCCCGCGTACGAGGGATTGCCGAGAGATCGAGAACGGGGGCCGCCGAGACGTCGCCAGGGGACGATCCACCAacggtgggggtgggggtggaaGATCCTGCGCTGTGATCCGGTTGGAACCCCAGCACCCAGTATTCAGTGTAATCGCCGGGTGAAGGCCGCAGCCAGTAATCACGGAGAGGGTAGATGCcgtgtggcggcggcggcggcatcacGTGATGCTGAgggttgccggcggcggcgggtggggtGCTGGGGACGAACATGGCGACCGGATTTGGGAATCGCGAGGTCGGCGACCGAGGGGAACGCTCCTctcgtatatatatagcaggGCCCCATCTCCTTCTCCTATATGGGTTCGGAATGGGCCTTAAACAGGCCCATCGCCCAAGCCCAATAAATGCTATACTTCCTCCCTTTTATCCATGGGAATAAGTACACGTGACGCCCCTCAACTGAGCCGCGAGGCTCTATCTCTACATATACGAACTAGTATGGTGGTCTAGCATTGttctaaattttatctatactataaaaatacccGTACGTTACAACGGGTAATGAATAAGCGATGTGCAATAttgttagataataaaatacttgaaacaaaaaaaatttatgtatattaccaacaaatttatatagtagTGATTTCTACTATTATTTTGAAGTTATATCTCATGAATTTTATATTCTGCGATAACATATAAACCTACTAACTCTTGACATAACGACCACTGCAGCTAGGAAACCCAAGTGGAGAAGTTGTCAAAGGTTGGGCGATCAGACAACACTGGTCAATAGGAGTAATGCTTGCAAGCACAAAATAAAGTAGAAGCTACTCACTTTCACTTCTGCGTTAGTGGAGTTACAAGCAGAAGTCAGTCCTACCGGTTCACCGAGTCCGCTGCGATTGGTAATAGGAGATAAGCAATTGGCAGTTGTATGCTCACTCATTCCCTCTCATTTTCTCTCCACTTCACGTAAGTATAAACGTGATATACAATTTTTGAAAGCCGCTTGCATTAGTGATGGTACTCGTATCTAGCCCCGTAATTAGTTGTAGCACAACACATCACTCCAATGTTTCTATCTAAAGAATATTTATGTGGATGTTCTTTTTCGTCAACACCTTCTTTAACtaatatgtataaactttaagtatataaattttatatgtataaactttgcACATAtgcttatttttaatatagataaataaacatatgaatttaaaattggAAGTCAAATCCTAGTTCGATTCGAATTgaagtcaaatatgtaaatttcataTGTATAAAGGCTAGCACAAATCGATCTAGAAAAAAGAGCATGAGAATCAGCCCATGGGGGTGACGGACGAAAAAATTGGCAGAATCGTTAccgttttttataatagtacaGGTATAGATATAGAGTCacttatcttgataataattactttttaattgttaattcgaatattaattttttaaattatatttttacatggaacccTTTTTATCTGTATTCTAAAGTGTATTTGTACATCAACTCTTTTatgcataatttttaatttgtaatttaaattttagatacttctaaactgtatttatatgttgactCTTTCTCAtagtttttcctatttttaaccaaaattttagatctttctAAATTGTAACTCTTccatcaatatcaattattttaaaattttaattcaagatttggatttttctagactcttttattatttttccttatttttaattgatctgtctgattaaaaatatcttttcttttttctctcttattttcctttgattttcCTTGTCCGATTAAAATAACCCCagttattttctcttttttcagtCCGATTCCTATTAACGTGGATATCGTTTCCGATTGACTACCCTTCATTGTTTCATGCGGTTTCTATCTTCACCACTGCATAGTCCAATTCAATTAATATGGGATTTGCTGTGGCTGCAAGTGGGCTCCACCCGCGGAATGTGAATCATGCACCTGACTATCTCCGGTCGGAGAGTCctgattttcttttgattctttttccaaaaaaaaaaatcgtttcCAAGTCCTACtgtatttctaattttttatttttcttattttctcttgATTAATGTAGGATTTTCTAATCCATGAGAGCGAGCGTGAAGGCTTCTTGtactattactttatatataaaatagatagatTATAGCTATATGTGGAgtcttatcttgataataattagttttaatagttaatttgaatttaaatttttctaaattatatttttacatggaatcTCATTTACCTGTATTCTAGACTGTACTTGTACATGAACTCTtctctacaaaatatataaattattattcataatttatatatttttaaattgtatttatatattgtctttttttcttaacttttcctaTGTTTAAcctaaattttagatctttctgaattgtatttatagataaattctTCCCTTAATAtcagttattttaaaaaaattagtcgtgatttgaaattttctaaattgtatttaacaCATgaactcattttattttttctttatttttaagtcctaaattatatttatagattactCTTCccttaatatcaattattttagaatttttaatcCGAGATTTATTTGTCCGACAGTGTCTTCTTCCCCGACAGTAGAGAAGCACGCTCAAGAACGAGATGTCGAGGAAGATgtctcaccaccaccagctaAGTGTTAGGCtcatttatttccttttcatGCACACAAGGTACACCGAATTGCCAAGTTCTACCCAAATGATTTTTCATGTTCTGAATTATGAAGACTATGCAACTTAAGAATTATATTGATGACATGATAAAAGACGATGGTTTCAAAGacctaaataaataaataaatatatatatatatatatatatatatatatatatatatatatatatatacttgcaTTCTATGTATTAACATCATTAGATTATCTGtgcttaagaaaaaaatcagttgGACCATCCATATCCCTAGATCTGCCACTAGCTACACTTTAGATACACCAACGATATTATATTTCATCGCTTACTCAGAGGATGAGATTGTGGCATGGGTAAAGCGATGATTTGAGTTCAGAGCATTCAACACTGTAGCCAGCATGCCAGACCTAAATGGATGAGTATATTCTTAAGGAGTAATTTTACGGTCATTAAGTAGGTACTAGGATGTGtcacttttttctatataaattttgataccatATAGTACCTAAGGCatcaagaggtatcaaaatttatataaaaaaagtggTACGTAACTATCGGTACCTATTTAAGTACCGTAAAATTGTTCTTCTTAAAGAGATATCTCATTATCTCACAATCACATTAAACATGACGTTGGTAATGTGATATGATATGTATTATTTCTGATACTGAATAGTAAAGATGATTTCTTCAGGCATATATTGGTGACGTTTCAATTAGCGCCGTCACCTTTTTGGTAGATTGGTGAAATTTTATACCCCAATTGACAAGCAGAGCAACTGCAAACGTAtcagggaaaagaaaaaaaatgtttttgcaCACAAGATACATCCAGCAATCCGACATTACTGCAAATCGAATAGATGCTAACATGAACGATCTGAGTATCAACTGCAGCAATTGTCTCTCTAACTTTTCTGTCTTGATTTGATGAGCTGGACGATTAAACATCTTTGTGAAGAAAACTCCTGCGGTCATAATGCTCGAAAATTAGGCAAGCATCACTCCTAAATTATAGCTCACGTTTTTACACCAGGATCATGAAAGTTTCGGATTACAATTTTTAGTTGACAAAAAATATAGGTGGGGACCCTCCCCCccttgtttttcaaaaaaaaaagtttagaaaaaatatagtagataaatttctaattttcatgtaattcaaagaaaaatatagattttaaGGTTCTTcattcgtctcaaaataaaaatatttataaaagtagtTTGGTAAATAGTTAAGTTAGgtcaaaagattttattttagtccCTTTCTAAGGTCGCGTTCGGTTGGGAGGGCAATTGGGTTAGTTATCTaacacgaaaaacgtagtaatagattagtacctgattagttaattattaattattaaaaaaatataacatagattaatatgaatttttaaataacttttctatagaatttttttgcaaaacataCACCGGTTAGCAATTCAGAAAGCATGcacacgaaaaacgagaggagTTACATAAATTATCCAGggtgccgaacgcagcctaagaaCCGTAAGTTAGTAACCATTAAAATGATAGATTTCATGGTAATCAGCGCTTGAATACCTATAGAGCTTACCCCCAACCAAAATTATTTCACttacaagctaaaatttaaacttaaatttacaGTTGAATTAGGGTTTCTCATCGTAGATTATTTCTTAtcctttacttttatatcgctaaaaacacgtatataaaatttttaactataaattattttaaattgctaataaACAATTTCACTTATGCTTCTAAGAGGTGAAAGGATGGGGTCATCTTTCTTCCCACAAAGGTAgcatttgtttcatttttttttagaaaatggagtttctaaattttaaaacaatttaatatttataaactaattcACGTAAAAAAATCGTGCACACGCAAGTACATCCAACGTTAAATTGCATATATTGATTGAAGCACTAAAAAAGCACATGTGGTTGTAATGACTAAATAACTAAGTTGGCAGTCGTCTGATTAGATTGCATAGACGCCAAAtaaatgggccggcccataaAGCACCCTGCCAACGCGTTAGACATGCCAAAACATGTGATTATTTGGTAAGACAACCTCTATATTTCTACCAAATTATGAAATAATCTTGCAAACATTATTGTTGactactatatatttaaattttagtgcatCAACTTCCCAGATTCCAATAAATAGCTAAATAGATGGcatagatttttatttatgcaccCAATAGTTACAATCATACactctaaaaatacataaagcttaatttaaaatggtttcattaaaaaaatccatagcaacattaattatatatttatgattacaATCTTAACAAACCTAAATTGGTCCATTTATAATTACGCGCGGCAAAGGCTGCTCGACCTTTTCTAGTATATACTAAAAACCATGCAAAATAGATGTGCAAGGCAGCTTGGAACCCTATTTTGCTTATATGGCGCATGGTGGGCCCACATGTTAAAAGGAGTGCAGGCTGGGGGCAACATTTTCGGTGCAGCGGAGGTCGAGTGACGTGTTGTCGGAGAAAGAGCTAGAGAGTGTCGTGTCCAGCTCGACCAAGGCCCCGTTCGGATACGGGGATAGTTAACTTATAAGATGGCACGAAAAATGTTGTAaaagattagtatataattaattaattattaattattaaaaaaatataaagtaaattaatatgattttttaaaacaactttcctacagaatttttttgtagaaaatacaccgtttagcagttcaagaAGCGTAcacgtggaaaacgagggaggcttagttaacttacaggcaacgccgaacgcggcccaaGTCCAAGAAGCTCGCCACCGGGAAGATGGTGACGTTCGGGGCAGGGAATCCGAGGACTTCATCAATCGGGGGTGCCGACGCACTGCTGAGCATCCACGCGCACTCAGGACGGTGTCCGTGGGCGAGCGAGGAGGGCAGGGTGGTCGCCATCGATCAAGAAGCTCACGATCGATCGACAGTCCAGTCCCGCGACGACTTCGATCACGAGGTCCACATCCTGGGGAAGGCGAGGCATCCCAACCTCAACCTGCTACCTGCCGCTCAAGGGCTAGGACGGACGCTCcaggcgtcgtcgccggagtgAGAAGAGTGGTGGTGGGGGTGATGGTTTGGGTGGGGACGGTCGTGCTCCTCCCGCGGTGACACCCGCGACAACACCAGCTCCTGGTGCTCGCTGGTCATCCTTCAGCAACTCATGGTCAGGGCGCAGGAGTTTCAGCCCCAGTATTAGCCCTGCCAGATTTTTCAAAGGAATTCATAGTGGAAACTGATGCTAGTGAGATGGGCATAGGAGCTGTATTGACACAAGAAAAACACCTTGTAGCATATGTAAGCAAAGCTCTAGGTCCTAGAACCAGGGGTTTATCCACTTATGAGAAGGAGTGCTTGGCAATACTACTGGTTGTGGATCACTGGAGATCCTATCTCCAACATGGACAATTCACCATTCTGACTGATCACCATAGTCTGGTACATCTTTCAGACCAGAGACTCCACACACCACGGCAACAGGAGGCATTCACCAAGCTATTGGGTCTCCAGTATAAAATCTACTACAGAAAGGGATCCACCAATGCTGCAGATGATGCACTATCTCATAGAGATCATTCAGAAAGTGACAACCAAGAAGCCACTGGAACACTTTTAGCCATATCTGACGTTCTACCCCTGTGGCTAGAGGATGTAACAAAAGGGTATCAGACTGGTTCCCAAGCTTCCAAGTTGGTGGCAGTGCTAACCATTCATCCAAACAGCTCACCACCCTTTTCTCTTAGGAgcaactctccggtgcattttacttatattattatactaccagtagaaaaagggtatttttatattttattaattatttgattagcagtattttgtaattttatttttttgcaataaagatcacaataaaaaggacgatattaccccttcaaatttctactacacctaatattgttggtagtataatttaatcacagtcgttagataaaaatagatcaatggtatggattaaattgtactaacagtaaaatgcaccggagtccGCCACTTCTCTTAGTAATGGTCTTCTCAAATACAAGGACAAGATCTGGATTGGTTCCAATCCCGTATTACAAGATACTATCATTACTGAAATGCATCATAATCTATTAGGGGGACACTCAAGGCTTCCTGTCACTTATAAAAGGATCAAAGCTCTTTTCGCATGGCTGAGGATGAAGCAAACAATCAAGAACAAACTCCAAGAATGCCAAGTTTGCATACAAGGCAAGCCTGATAGATCCAGATATCATGGTTTGCTACAACCTTTACCAATTCCAGAGGGTACTTGGCAGGTGATTTCCATGGACTTTACCGAAGGGCTTCCAACTTCTGGCCATTTCAATTGCGTAATGGTGGTGGTtgataaattttctaaatatgcCCACTTCATACCTCTTTCCCATCCATACATAGACCGCTAGTAAGGTAGCTGGGGAATTTTATGAAGCACATATCCAAACTTCATGGATTACCAAAGATTATCATTTCTGATCGAGATAAAGTTTTCACCAGTCAATTTTGGGAGCACTTATTTTCAGCTGCTGGTACCAAACTGCATCTGAGCTCATCTTACCAAACGTGACAACCAATGTTTGGAAATTTTCTTACGATGTTTTGTTCATGCAACTCCTTCCAAATGGTCAGCTTGGCTATACCTTGCAGAATTCTGGTACAGCTGTTCCTATCATTCTGCCCTGAACAAATCACCATTTGAAGTTCTATATGGGCATACACGTACTCACTTTGGTATCAGTTCTGTTGATTGTGCTGTACTAGATTTAACCACATGGCTCCAAGAAAGGAAATTCATGCAGGGTTTACTCCAGCAACATCATAATCGGGCTCAGCAGCAGATGAAAGCTTATGCTGACAAGAATCGCAGTTTTAGAGAGTTTGCTGTTGGAGACTAGGTTTATCTCAAACTTCAGCCCTATATTCAGACATCAGTTGCAAAATGTGCAAATCACAAGCTGGtcttcaaatatttttgtccCTATCAAGTCATTGGTAAAGTGGGTTCAGTGGCCTACCTGTTAGATCTTCCTTCTTTATCCATTAATTCATCCTGTCATACATGTGTCTCAGCTCGAGGTTTCCATCCTTCTGTCCAAAGCCAGCTACCTCAAGCAGCAGGACACCTCCAATCTCCACAACATATACTTGATCAATGACTAACAAAGAAAGGTAACCACCCTGTTACGCAATTGTTAATGCAATGGACAGGTTGCCCAGCGGAGGATGCCGGCCACCTGGGAGGACATGAGGGATTTTCAAGCCAGATTTCTGTATGCATTGGCTTGGGGACAAGCAAGCCAATTTTCAAGGAGAGGGGAAGAATCATCAAGCTGAAGCGGGAGCAAGGAAGCAACAAGGACCAGAATGATACCGAGCTACGTGTGCATGCGTGCGTACCAATATAAAGAAGGAACTAGCTTGGCAGAGGGCGGCGGTCTTGTCGGGCCTGAGAATTCTGTATCGTCTTCTTACGATCGCCTCTCCCAAGTTCTCACGATCGATCGCTAACAAACCCCATGAGCTGCATGATGGCCCCCTCCCTCAACGCCTCAATTTGATCCGGGAGGGAAAGGGGGCAGGAATGGTTGGTCGGTTATGCCGAAGAAAAGAGGGAAAGTGATGGAGAGAGGAAAGGGGTAGATTTAGTACCAATCTCTTATTCTTTTAAGGAAAGTCTCAGGCCCGTGAGTTGCAACGGGAAAAACCTCCATAATACTCTCGTACCCCACTCGCAAAAATCCATCCATGTTAATAAATAGGTCGTTGAAACATAATGCACCATATATACAATATGACTTACCATGTAAAAGGTTAGGTTCatagatataatatatatattagaaactgTTAAGAAAATTTGACCCAAAAAGTTCGGTACTGGTCATGAATTAAAATCAGCGAGAGGTTTCATATATGGAAAGAAACCATAGAAATATTCAACGATTTTGTagaacaaaaatcaaaaaaaaaaagttgcacGCCCTAATAAAGACTCATATTGGGTTGCATGCGTAGGATAGGGTTGTGAAAATTAGAGCTCCATcgttctaatatatttatgtactTAATCAGTTCATCACGAACGTACAGTGGAAATCAACCAccataactaaaaatattagcaCAATTAAAATTAGTAAATTAAGATTGGGagcaacaaaagaacacacaCATACGGTGATGCTAGATAAGCATCAAAGAATACACATCAAGATAGATGTAGACATGACCGAAATGACTGAACAAAATTCGGTCCTTCAGTATCTAAGACCGAATTGATGACTGAATTTCAGAGTCTCGGTCCCAGTATTATCGGTTCGGCTTTTTTCTGCTCACACCTACTCAAGAGATAACATTCAATACTAAGGCGAGCTTAAGCGGTGTTCTATTTATAGCATAGGCTGACAAAATTCTCTGCAGATGGCCATGAATGTTGCTCCTAGTGACATAGCAaccaactaaaataaaaaggttaaaacaACACATTCTGCTGGGCCCTAATTAGAAACTTATAACCTGAtttggaaaaagaaattgcaaaATGAACAGAATAAAATAATACCTCATAAATGTTACCTTGAGTTGCCTACAATTATAGTTTGATgatgttagataattcaattcaatcataaacaatagattacgaatttaaaccctaatcagcacatgatcaccgattaattcaaatgcggaaaactaaataaacctgcagatgaagccatctgattcccttcttttcttttcttcaattccgtcttctttccttcgtctccaGCAAGATTAGGTCGCCGGTGatctgatttgaatctccgacccttccagcgcttctctgatcgggagagcttgatttcgaatttctggtttaGACAATAAGCGACACaagcgtccccgtgggctcctcttcttttatatagcactggtgggcctcgggggcttttcttaatccgattctgacccgtaaccaccgatcgcagttacggcccataagggttacgaatttcagagttagagatggattacggataggattacggtggttatatcctttcctaaatatcgatAAATCAATCAACAGATGATCCTACAGATACGACATGAGGCTGTTGATCAGTCATAAACTTTAAAACTCGCTGCTGCTCGGCAACACCTTGAGATCTAACACTGATAGAACCCGCATCAACCAATTCTCCAGATGCGTTTAACACTACAAAAGTGGTTGCTGGCTTCCCAGGACCCACTCGCTCGC contains the following coding sequences:
- the LOC107304407 gene encoding uncharacterized protein LOC107304407, which produces MFVPSTPPAAAGNPQHHVMPPPPPHGIYPLRDYWLRPSPGDYTEYWVLGFQPDHSAGSSTPTPTVGGSSPGDVSAAPVLDLSAIPRTRAGADASAARYGRMHRRRARDEIGRRPHFRSPPPLQPSPKRSRRSEDDPKESPPLQSSPDKSCCESPLQRFDSPIKYDASYEVNDLPASNGKMDPSYESLVNDFMDGVEKNWHETDSDDEVDPAERGKMYREQTKRFAELALRHYNKNKNNKVKYSLVEAIDGNIIFEGTTYYVHVNLSVMAKNGPKKNDPKALVFAELHHVGDRPNAMALTSFHLLDGKKQLRGCYNQSQNSFSDKDMDRHHCYACDSDIKHPDGSRYKAGHFIATSYYRND